Proteins from a single region of Pseudomonas quebecensis:
- a CDS encoding sensor domain-containing protein: MSKVTPPTPLRAAHLAPGAPLHGPLKGALATLVLLLLALLFWQLLDQLQQNQKNQQQYTIDYSADLAEQISLNMALSAKIALNLLPMVEAPRDSEQQQALMRTLQRSLPELRSVALLAPSGAMISDSATDSQDSAWLDELVERSHGQAYYLSNNDDGSLIYLLLHQPSGGSRVYWALRLAPEYLANLTPQDNQGQRPTWAIENRLNHRVISRDTGMPAQWAGALTPDELNKTVLITPLSKSDWQLRGLFDRTAVLEELLPAFIGKCLLGLAFSLIPVIVLLNMRRRQRQVHEGRRRYQDIFEGTGVALCVLDLSGLNAFFDKARLQTREQLQAWRLADPAQCRLLLSELRITEINQVAVRLLNVGSCEEAWQRLISDCPDNATSIGYQVLEAVLTQQDQLELEIQLKDVAGNEQYLWLVMRLPEQQDDFKAVILSISDITSRKLIELSLVERESFWSDVVRTVPDHLYVQDVISQRMIFSNHHLGHTLGYNRAELQQMGEYFWEILLHPEDAEHYHELRQQQRQAGYATQLHCQLRFRHRNNQWRRFDIREQALARDKSSQVTRIIGVAKDITDQIEASESLRDSEQRYRMLAESISDVICSTDSQLALNYISPSVNAVLGYDVDWVFKNGWQSIIANPQQLAGIYSLVEQVSRALGDQAALSKLRDQVQTQLFLFDCLRADGRKVPIELRVVLVWDEHGTFEGILGVGRDISQQRRAEKDLRMAATVFEHSTSAILITDPAGYIVQANEAFSRVSGYEVADVLDQLPNMLTVDEQQEAHLRYVLKQLHQHSTWEGEVWLKRRNGEHYPAWVGITAVFDDEGDLASYVCFFSDISERKASEQRIHRLAYYDALTHLPNRTLFQDRLHTALQAAERQKSWVVLMFLDLDRFKPINDSLGHAAGDRMLKEMATRLLGCVAEDDTVARMGGDEFTLLLQPRVNRELALNRAIHVAEQILASLVKPFVLEGREFFVTASIGIALSPQDGNELSQLMKNADTAMYHAKERGKNNFQFYQADMNASALERLELESDLRHALDQNEFVLYYQPQFSGDGKRLTGAEALLRWRHPRRGLVPPGDFIPVLEELGLVVDVGDWVISEACRQLRTWHQNKVRVPKVSVNISARQFSDGQLGTRIANILKDTGLPPACLELELTESILMREVNEAMHILDSLKNLGLSIAVDDFGTGYSSLNYLKQFPIDVLKIDRTFVDGLPSGEQDAQIARAIIAMAHSLNLAVIAEGVETHEQLDFLREHGCDEVQGYLFGRPMPANRFEAQFSNDALFMFD; this comes from the coding sequence TTGTCCAAAGTCACGCCGCCAACTCCTTTGCGCGCCGCTCATCTAGCGCCAGGAGCGCCCCTGCACGGTCCTCTCAAAGGCGCATTGGCGACGCTCGTCCTGCTGCTGCTCGCTTTATTGTTCTGGCAACTGCTGGATCAACTGCAGCAAAACCAGAAAAACCAACAGCAATACACCATCGACTACAGCGCCGACCTGGCCGAACAAATCAGCCTGAACATGGCCCTGAGCGCCAAGATCGCGCTCAACCTGCTGCCGATGGTCGAGGCGCCCCGCGACAGCGAACAGCAACAGGCCTTGATGCGCACACTGCAGCGTTCCCTGCCGGAATTGCGCAGCGTCGCCCTGCTGGCTCCCAGCGGCGCGATGATCAGCGACAGTGCCACGGACAGCCAGGACAGCGCCTGGCTCGACGAGCTGGTAGAGCGCAGCCACGGCCAGGCGTATTACCTGAGCAACAACGACGACGGCTCCCTCATCTATTTGCTGCTCCACCAGCCCAGCGGCGGCTCGCGGGTCTACTGGGCGCTACGCCTGGCGCCCGAGTACCTGGCCAACCTGACTCCCCAGGACAACCAGGGCCAGCGCCCGACGTGGGCCATCGAGAATCGCCTCAACCACCGCGTGATCAGCCGCGACACCGGCATGCCGGCCCAATGGGCCGGTGCCCTGACCCCGGACGAATTGAACAAAACCGTACTGATCACTCCCCTGAGCAAAAGCGACTGGCAACTGCGCGGCCTGTTCGACCGCACCGCCGTGCTCGAAGAACTGCTGCCGGCGTTTATCGGTAAATGCCTGTTGGGGCTGGCGTTCTCGCTGATCCCGGTGATTGTCCTGCTGAACATGCGCCGCCGTCAGCGCCAGGTGCATGAGGGCCGGCGCCGTTATCAGGATATTTTCGAAGGCACCGGCGTGGCCCTGTGCGTGCTGGACCTGTCGGGGCTCAATGCCTTTTTCGATAAGGCTCGCCTGCAGACCCGCGAGCAACTGCAGGCCTGGCGACTGGCCGACCCGGCGCAGTGCCGGCTATTGCTCAGCGAACTGCGCATCACTGAAATCAACCAGGTGGCGGTGCGCCTGCTGAACGTGGGCTCGTGCGAAGAGGCCTGGCAGCGCCTGATCAGCGATTGCCCGGACAACGCTACCTCTATCGGCTATCAGGTGCTTGAGGCGGTCCTGACTCAGCAGGACCAGTTGGAGCTGGAAATCCAGCTCAAGGACGTGGCCGGCAACGAACAGTACCTGTGGCTGGTCATGCGCTTGCCGGAGCAGCAGGACGATTTCAAGGCGGTGATCCTCAGCATCAGCGATATCACCAGCCGCAAGCTGATCGAGCTGTCGCTGGTGGAGCGCGAAAGCTTCTGGTCGGACGTGGTCCGTACGGTGCCCGACCACCTGTATGTGCAGGACGTGATCAGCCAACGCATGATTTTCAGCAACCATCATCTGGGCCACACGCTCGGCTATAACCGCGCCGAACTGCAGCAAATGGGCGAGTACTTCTGGGAGATCCTGCTCCACCCCGAAGATGCCGAGCACTACCACGAGCTGCGCCAGCAGCAACGCCAGGCGGGCTACGCGACCCAGCTGCACTGTCAGTTGCGCTTTCGCCATCGCAACAACCAGTGGCGACGCTTCGATATCCGTGAACAGGCCCTGGCCCGGGACAAGAGCTCGCAAGTCACGCGCATCATCGGCGTGGCCAAGGACATTACCGACCAGATCGAAGCCAGCGAATCGCTGCGCGACAGCGAGCAGCGCTACCGCATGCTCGCCGAAAGCATCAGCGACGTGATCTGCTCCACCGACAGCCAACTGGCGCTCAACTACATCAGCCCATCGGTCAATGCGGTGCTGGGCTATGACGTGGACTGGGTGTTCAAGAACGGTTGGCAATCGATCATCGCCAACCCGCAGCAATTGGCCGGCATCTACAGCCTGGTGGAACAGGTCAGTCGCGCGCTGGGCGACCAGGCGGCCCTGAGCAAACTGCGCGATCAGGTGCAGACCCAGCTGTTTCTGTTCGACTGCCTGCGCGCCGATGGCCGCAAAGTGCCGATCGAACTGCGCGTGGTGCTGGTATGGGACGAGCACGGCACCTTCGAGGGCATCCTCGGCGTGGGCCGCGACATCAGCCAGCAACGCCGCGCGGAAAAAGACCTGCGCATGGCGGCCACGGTATTCGAGCACTCCACATCGGCGATCCTGATCACCGACCCGGCCGGCTATATCGTGCAGGCCAACGAAGCGTTCAGCCGCGTCAGTGGCTATGAAGTGGCGGATGTGCTGGACCAGTTGCCGAACATGCTGACCGTCGACGAGCAGCAGGAAGCCCACCTGCGCTACGTTCTCAAGCAATTGCACCAGCACAGCACCTGGGAAGGCGAGGTGTGGCTCAAGCGCCGCAACGGCGAGCATTACCCGGCCTGGGTCGGCATTACCGCAGTGTTCGACGACGAAGGCGACCTGGCCAGCTATGTGTGTTTCTTCAGCGACATCAGCGAGCGCAAGGCCAGCGAACAGCGCATCCACCGCCTGGCCTATTACGACGCCCTGACTCACCTGCCCAACCGCACATTGTTCCAGGACCGCCTGCACACCGCGTTGCAGGCGGCCGAACGGCAGAAGTCGTGGGTGGTGCTGATGTTCCTCGACCTCGACCGCTTCAAACCGATCAACGACTCCCTGGGCCACGCCGCCGGCGACCGCATGCTCAAGGAAATGGCAACCCGCCTGCTCGGCTGCGTGGCCGAAGACGACACCGTAGCGCGCATGGGCGGCGACGAATTCACCTTGTTGCTGCAACCCCGGGTCAATCGTGAACTGGCGCTCAACCGCGCCATTCATGTGGCCGAGCAAATCCTTGCGAGCCTGGTGAAGCCGTTCGTGCTGGAAGGCCGCGAGTTCTTTGTGACCGCCAGTATCGGTATCGCCCTGAGCCCGCAGGATGGCAATGAGCTGAGCCAACTGATGAAAAACGCCGACACGGCGATGTATCACGCCAAGGAGCGCGGCAAGAACAACTTCCAGTTCTACCAGGCCGACATGAACGCCAGCGCCCTGGAACGCCTGGAACTGGAAAGCGACCTGCGCCACGCCCTCGACCAGAACGAATTCGTGCTCTATTACCAACCGCAGTTCAGCGGCGACGGCAAACGCCTGACCGGCGCCGAAGCCCTGCTGCGCTGGCGCCACCCACGGCGCGGGCTGGTACCCCCAGGCGATTTCATCCCGGTACTGGAAGAGCTGGGCCTGGTGGTGGACGTAGGCGACTGGGTCATCAGCGAGGCCTGCCGCCAGCTCAGGACCTGGCATCAGAACAAAGTGCGCGTGCCGAAAGTCTCGGTGAACATCTCCGCGCGGCAGTTTTCCGACGGCCAGTTGGGCACGCGCATCGCCAACATTCTGAAGGACACCGGCCTGCCGCCGGCGTGTCTGGAACTGGAGCTGACGGAAAGTATCCTGATGC
- the ettA gene encoding energy-dependent translational throttle protein EttA: MAQYVFTMHRLGKVVPPKREILKNISLSFFPGAKIGVLGLNGSGKSTLLKIMAGVDTEFEGEARPMPELNIGYLPQEPILDPTKTVREVVEEAVSVIKDAQARLDEVYAAYAEPDADFDKLAAEQAKLEAILQAGDGHNLERQLEVAADALRLPAWDAKVEHLSGGEKRRVALCRLLLSAPDMLLLDEPTNHLDADSVAWLEHFLHDFPGTVVAITHDRYFLDNVAGWILELDRGAGIPYEGNYSGWLEAKSDRLAAESKQQSAHEKAMKEELEWVRKGAKARQSKSKARLQRFEEMQSQEFQKRSETNEIYIPAGPRLGDKVIEFKNVTKGYGDRVLIDNLSFSMPKGAIVGVIGGNGAGKSTLFRMLMGKETPDSGSIEIGETVQLACVDQSREDLDGSKTVFQQISDGSDQIRIGNYEIPSRTYVGRFNFKGGDQQKFVKDLSGGERGRLHLALTLKEGGNVLLLDEPSNDLDVETLRSLEEALLDFPGAAIVISHDRWFLDRVATHILAYEDDSQAVFFEGNYTEYEADRKKRLGDAAAQPHRVRHKKLA, from the coding sequence TTGGCTCAATACGTCTTCACCATGCATCGGCTGGGCAAAGTCGTCCCACCGAAGCGGGAAATCCTGAAAAACATTTCGTTGTCCTTCTTCCCCGGCGCCAAGATCGGCGTGCTCGGCCTCAACGGTTCGGGTAAATCCACCCTGCTGAAAATCATGGCCGGCGTCGACACCGAATTCGAAGGCGAAGCGCGCCCGATGCCGGAGCTGAACATCGGTTACCTGCCGCAGGAGCCGATTCTGGATCCGACCAAGACCGTGCGCGAAGTGGTCGAAGAGGCCGTCAGCGTGATCAAAGACGCCCAGGCGCGCCTGGACGAGGTGTACGCCGCCTACGCCGAACCGGATGCCGACTTCGACAAGCTCGCCGCCGAACAGGCCAAGCTTGAGGCCATCCTGCAGGCCGGCGACGGGCACAATCTGGAGCGCCAGCTGGAAGTTGCCGCCGATGCGCTGCGCCTGCCGGCGTGGGACGCCAAGGTCGAGCACCTCTCCGGTGGTGAAAAGCGTCGTGTGGCCCTGTGCCGCCTGCTGCTGTCGGCCCCCGACATGTTGTTGCTCGACGAACCGACCAACCACTTGGACGCCGATTCCGTCGCCTGGCTGGAACATTTCCTTCACGATTTCCCGGGCACCGTGGTTGCGATCACGCACGACCGTTACTTCCTCGACAACGTGGCCGGCTGGATCCTCGAACTCGACCGTGGCGCCGGTATCCCTTACGAGGGTAACTACTCCGGTTGGCTGGAAGCCAAGTCCGACCGTCTGGCCGCCGAGTCCAAGCAGCAATCGGCTCACGAAAAAGCCATGAAGGAAGAACTGGAATGGGTGCGCAAAGGCGCCAAGGCCCGTCAGTCCAAATCCAAGGCGCGTCTGCAACGCTTTGAAGAAATGCAGTCGCAGGAATTCCAGAAGCGCAGCGAAACCAACGAGATCTACATCCCGGCCGGTCCGCGCCTGGGTGACAAGGTCATCGAATTCAAGAACGTAACTAAGGGCTACGGCGACCGCGTGTTGATCGACAACCTGTCGTTCTCCATGCCAAAAGGCGCGATCGTCGGCGTAATTGGTGGTAACGGTGCGGGTAAATCCACGCTGTTCCGCATGCTGATGGGCAAGGAAACTCCGGATTCGGGCAGCATTGAAATCGGTGAAACCGTGCAGCTGGCCTGTGTTGACCAGAGCCGTGAAGACCTGGACGGCAGCAAGACCGTGTTCCAGCAGATTTCCGACGGTTCCGACCAGATCCGCATCGGTAACTATGAAATCCCGTCGCGCACCTATGTCGGCCGTTTCAACTTCAAGGGCGGCGACCAGCAGAAGTTCGTCAAGGACCTGTCCGGTGGTGAGCGCGGCCGCTTGCACCTGGCCCTGACCCTGAAAGAGGGCGGCAACGTGCTGCTGCTCGACGAACCGTCCAACGACCTCGACGTCGAAACCCTGCGTTCCCTGGAAGAAGCCCTGCTGGACTTCCCTGGCGCCGCCATTGTGATCTCTCACGACCGGTGGTTCCTTGACCGCGTCGCGACGCACATCCTGGCATACGAAGATGACTCCCAAGCGGTGTTCTTCGAAGGCAACTACACCGAGTACGAAGCCGATCGCAAGAAGCGCCTGGGCGATGCTGCTGCCCAGCCGCACCGCGTACGCCACAAAAAACTGGCCTGA
- the gdhA gene encoding NADP-specific glutamate dehydrogenase, producing MIESVESFLARLKKRDPDQPEFHQAVEEVLRSLWPFLEANPHYLTSGILERMCEPERAITFRVSWVDDQGKVQVNRGFRIQMNSAIGPYKGGLRFHPSVNLGVLKFLAFEQTFKNSLTSLPMGGGKGGSDFDPKGKSDAEVMRFCQAFMSELYRHIGADVDVPAGDIGVGAREIGFLFGQYKRLSNQFTSVFTGKGMTYGGSLIRPEATGFGCVYFAEEMLKRDGLRVEGKRVAVSGSGNVAQYAARKVMDLGGKVISLSDSEGTLYAESGLTEEQWSALLELKNVQRGRISELAERFGLEFRKGQTPWALACDIALPCATQNELDADAARTLLGNGCICVAEGANMPTTLEAVDIFIEAGVLFAPGKASNAGGVAVSGLEMSQNAMRLLWTAGEVDSKLHAIMQSIHHACVHYGEEHGRVNYVKGANIAGFVKVADAMLAQGIV from the coding sequence ATGATCGAATCCGTCGAATCCTTCCTCGCTCGCCTTAAGAAACGTGACCCCGACCAGCCGGAATTTCACCAGGCAGTAGAAGAAGTCCTGCGCAGCCTGTGGCCGTTTCTTGAAGCCAATCCGCACTATCTGACCTCTGGCATCCTGGAGCGCATGTGCGAGCCCGAGCGTGCGATTACGTTCAGGGTTTCGTGGGTGGATGACCAGGGCAAGGTCCAGGTCAATCGCGGATTCCGCATCCAGATGAACAGCGCGATCGGCCCGTACAAAGGCGGCCTGCGCTTCCATCCGTCGGTCAACCTGGGGGTTTTGAAATTCCTCGCCTTTGAACAGACCTTCAAGAATTCCCTGACCTCGCTGCCCATGGGCGGTGGCAAGGGTGGTTCGGACTTCGATCCCAAGGGCAAGAGCGACGCAGAAGTGATGCGGTTCTGCCAGGCGTTCATGAGCGAGCTGTACCGGCATATCGGTGCGGATGTCGACGTGCCGGCCGGTGATATCGGCGTGGGTGCCCGTGAGATCGGCTTCCTGTTTGGCCAGTACAAACGGCTGAGCAATCAGTTCACCTCGGTGTTCACCGGCAAGGGCATGACCTACGGCGGTAGCCTGATCCGCCCGGAAGCCACCGGTTTTGGCTGTGTGTACTTTGCCGAAGAGATGCTCAAGCGCGACGGCCTGCGCGTGGAAGGCAAGCGCGTCGCGGTATCCGGGTCCGGCAATGTGGCGCAATACGCGGCGCGTAAGGTCATGGACCTGGGCGGCAAGGTGATTTCCTTGTCTGACTCCGAAGGCACCCTGTACGCCGAGAGTGGCCTGACCGAAGAACAATGGTCGGCGCTGCTGGAACTGAAAAACGTGCAACGCGGCCGTATCAGCGAACTGGCCGAGCGCTTTGGCCTGGAGTTCCGCAAAGGGCAAACGCCGTGGGCGCTGGCCTGCGACATCGCCTTGCCCTGCGCCACCCAGAACGAGCTGGACGCCGACGCGGCCCGCACGTTGTTGGGCAATGGCTGCATCTGCGTGGCTGAAGGCGCCAATATGCCGACCACGCTGGAGGCTGTGGATATCTTTATCGAGGCAGGGGTTCTGTTCGCACCCGGCAAAGCATCCAATGCCGGCGGTGTGGCGGTGAGCGGCCTGGAAATGTCGCAGAACGCCATGCGCCTGCTATGGACCGCCGGGGAAGTGGACAGCAAGCTGCACG